One Serinicoccus chungangensis genomic window carries:
- a CDS encoding M20 family metallopeptidase — MPTTHASAVRDFVEARLEEALADLDLLVSLETPSRRRDLLDAALPRIEAYLVGRLGEPARRARHDGGDLGDVLDLTWAGDRGAGQVLSLAHYDTVWPEGTLADWPLRRDDDVLTGPGVLDMKVGIVQTVWMVLALRELGVPHPDVRLLLTPDEEIGSRAGRPHLEAAARDALVTLITEPSAGGSVKTRRKGMVFADVTVHGVESHAGLDPDAGASAVHELARQVPLLAALADPERQTTVNVGTISGGTGRNVVAGRATCEVDVRIQDPAEEERVVRALEALEVVDERCRLEVVIDRNRPPMNPTAHTDRLLALVRAAGADLGVEVGDRPVGGASDGNFVAALGLPVLDGLGGIGAGPHARHEHILVSGIARQTALLAGVVEQLAHG, encoded by the coding sequence ATGCCGACCACGCACGCGAGCGCCGTCCGGGACTTCGTCGAGGCGCGGCTCGAGGAGGCCCTGGCCGACCTGGACCTGCTGGTGTCGCTGGAGACGCCGAGCCGGCGCCGGGACCTGCTGGACGCGGCGCTGCCCCGGATCGAGGCATACCTCGTCGGTCGACTGGGCGAGCCGGCGCGGCGCGCACGGCACGACGGGGGCGACCTCGGGGACGTCCTCGACCTCACCTGGGCGGGTGACCGGGGTGCCGGGCAGGTGCTGTCGCTGGCGCACTACGACACCGTCTGGCCCGAGGGGACGCTGGCGGACTGGCCGCTGAGGCGCGACGACGACGTCCTGACCGGGCCCGGCGTGCTCGACATGAAGGTGGGGATCGTGCAGACGGTCTGGATGGTGCTGGCCCTGCGCGAGCTCGGCGTGCCGCACCCGGACGTCCGGCTCCTGCTGACCCCGGACGAGGAGATCGGGTCGCGTGCCGGGCGCCCGCACCTCGAGGCGGCCGCACGCGACGCCCTGGTGACCCTCATCACCGAGCCCAGCGCCGGCGGGTCGGTCAAGACGCGGCGCAAGGGGATGGTGTTCGCGGACGTCACGGTGCACGGGGTGGAGTCGCACGCCGGTCTCGACCCGGACGCGGGGGCGAGTGCCGTGCACGAGCTGGCCCGTCAGGTGCCGCTGCTCGCGGCGCTCGCCGACCCGGAGCGGCAGACCACGGTCAACGTCGGCACGATCAGCGGCGGCACCGGGCGCAACGTCGTCGCAGGTCGGGCGACCTGCGAGGTGGACGTGCGCATCCAGGACCCGGCCGAGGAGGAGCGGGTGGTGCGGGCGCTGGAGGCGCTCGAGGTGGTGGACGAGCGGTGCCGGCTCGAGGTGGTCATCGACCGCAACAGGCCTCCGATGAACCCCACGGCCCACACCGACCGGCTGCTGGCGCTCGTCCGCGCGGCTGGCGCCGACCTCGGGGTCGAGGTCGGCGACCGACCCGTGGGTGGGGCGAGCGACGGCAACTTCGTCGCCGCCCTCGGCCTGCCCGTGCTGGACGGGCTCGGCGGGATCGGCGCCGGTCCGCACGCGCGGCACGAGCACATCCTCGTCAGCGGGATCGCCCGGCAGACCGCTCTCCTGGCGGGGGTCGTGGAGCAGCTGGCGCACGGCTGA
- a CDS encoding amidohydrolase, translating to MSPTTTLLDRTEHADLRASLHDLYRHLHSHPELSMQEEATATLVEERMSALGYDVFRCGGTGVVATLRNGEGPVVGFRADTDALPVEEDTGLDYASTARGTLPDGTDVPVMHACGHDMHVTAAIGAATLLAQDRSSWAGTVVFLFQPGEETAQGAAAMLDDGLWDRAPRPEVIYGQHVWPGVSGTVDMTPGPAMTFSDAWRVTVKGRGGHGSQPESTIDPVVLAAHMIVRIQSLKSREVPAQKAAVITIATIHAGLKENIIPATAEFTVNMRNLDADVRDHLLGALRRVILAEAMASDAPEPEIEEIYTFPLLVNDEEETARVMDVLRGALGQEQVSQIPAVMGSEDFGALPDAIEVPGVYWFFGGLTREEVEGEGPTVTNHSPHFGPQLEPTLGVGVTAAHAALTARLVRRGSD from the coding sequence ATGTCGCCGACCACCACCCTCCTGGACCGGACCGAGCACGCCGACCTGCGCGCGTCGCTGCACGACCTCTACCGCCACCTGCACTCCCACCCGGAGCTGTCGATGCAGGAGGAGGCGACGGCGACCCTCGTGGAGGAGCGGATGAGCGCTCTGGGCTACGACGTCTTCCGGTGCGGCGGGACCGGTGTCGTGGCGACCCTGCGCAACGGGGAGGGCCCGGTGGTGGGCTTCCGCGCCGACACCGACGCGCTGCCGGTCGAGGAGGACACCGGTCTGGACTACGCCTCCACCGCCCGGGGCACCCTCCCGGACGGCACCGACGTCCCCGTCATGCACGCCTGCGGCCACGACATGCACGTCACCGCGGCCATCGGTGCGGCCACGCTGCTCGCCCAGGACCGCTCGTCCTGGGCCGGCACCGTCGTCTTCCTCTTCCAACCGGGGGAGGAGACGGCGCAGGGGGCCGCGGCCATGCTCGATGACGGTCTGTGGGACCGCGCCCCGCGGCCCGAGGTGATCTACGGCCAGCACGTCTGGCCCGGCGTCTCCGGGACCGTCGACATGACGCCCGGCCCGGCCATGACCTTCTCCGACGCGTGGAGGGTGACGGTGAAGGGTCGCGGGGGCCACGGGTCGCAGCCCGAGTCGACGATCGACCCCGTCGTGCTGGCCGCGCACATGATCGTGCGGATCCAGAGCCTCAAGAGCCGCGAGGTGCCGGCCCAGAAGGCCGCCGTCATCACCATCGCCACGATCCACGCCGGGCTGAAGGAGAACATCATCCCGGCGACGGCCGAGTTCACCGTCAACATGCGCAACCTCGACGCCGACGTGCGCGACCACCTGCTCGGTGCGCTGCGCCGGGTCATCCTGGCCGAGGCGATGGCCTCGGACGCGCCGGAGCCGGAGATCGAGGAGATCTACACCTTCCCCCTGCTGGTCAACGACGAGGAGGAGACGGCACGGGTGATGGACGTGCTGCGCGGCGCCCTCGGCCAGGAGCAGGTCTCGCAGATCCCCGCGGTGATGGGCAGCGAGGACTTCGGTGCGCTCCCGGACGCGATCGAGGTGCCGGGCGTCTACTGGTTCTTCGGGGGTCTGACCCGGGAGGAGGTCGAGGGGGAGGGGCCCACGGTCACCAACCACTCGCCGCACTTCGGCCCGCAGCTCGAGCCCACCCTGGGCGTCGGGGTGACCGCCGCGCACGCGGCGCTGACGGCCCGGCTGGTCCGGCGCGGCAGCGACTGA
- a CDS encoding diacylglycerol/lipid kinase family protein, with amino-acid sequence MPTDEPTHTTERTDGPGAADRRVLVLSNSAAGSSDEELVERVCRVLEASSADGVEVVTPADDKEYAAAVASAVGRDVVVMGGDGSVHRLLQSVHDQDLLGRVGAVGVVPLGTGNDLARGAEIPLDPEQAARVAVAGVRTGRGLLVDDEGSVVVNVVHAGVAAEATAHAGEVKGVLGKAAYGWGALRAGLTSRGWHLRVTVDGEGIADDERPELMVTLALGRSVGGGTPVAPHARAGDGQVEVVVAHGVSPWARVRFALDLRKGRHTLREDVTLTSGREVVVTADREVDAFRINTDGEVEDQRVMRRSWRLLDQGWTLRVPEGSQGAVG; translated from the coding sequence GTGCCGACCGACGAACCGACGCACACGACCGAGCGCACCGACGGACCCGGGGCCGCCGACCGCCGGGTGCTCGTGCTCTCCAACTCCGCCGCGGGATCCTCCGACGAGGAGCTCGTCGAGCGGGTGTGCCGGGTCCTGGAGGCGAGCAGCGCCGACGGTGTCGAGGTCGTGACGCCTGCCGACGACAAGGAGTATGCCGCGGCCGTCGCCTCGGCGGTCGGCCGCGACGTCGTCGTCATGGGCGGGGACGGCTCGGTCCACCGCCTCCTGCAGTCGGTGCACGACCAGGACCTGCTGGGCCGGGTCGGCGCGGTCGGCGTGGTGCCGCTCGGCACCGGGAACGACCTCGCCAGGGGCGCCGAGATCCCGCTGGACCCGGAGCAGGCCGCCCGGGTGGCGGTGGCCGGCGTCCGGACCGGGCGCGGCCTCCTCGTGGACGACGAGGGCTCGGTCGTGGTCAACGTCGTGCACGCCGGGGTGGCGGCGGAGGCGACGGCCCACGCGGGGGAGGTCAAGGGCGTGCTCGGCAAGGCGGCCTACGGCTGGGGCGCCCTGCGGGCCGGGCTGACCTCCCGCGGCTGGCACCTGCGGGTGACGGTCGACGGGGAGGGCATCGCCGACGACGAGCGGCCCGAGCTCATGGTGACCCTGGCCCTGGGCCGCTCGGTGGGTGGCGGCACCCCGGTGGCCCCGCACGCCCGCGCCGGCGACGGACAGGTCGAGGTGGTCGTGGCGCACGGCGTGTCGCCGTGGGCGCGGGTGCGCTTCGCGCTGGACCTGCGCAAGGGCAGGCACACCCTGCGCGAGGACGTCACCCTCACCTCGGGGCGGGAGGTCGTCGTGACCGCCGACCGCGAGGTCGACGCCTTCCGGATCAACACCGACGGCGAGGTCGAGGACCAGCGGGTCATGCGCCGCTCCTGGCGGCTGCTGGACCAGGGCTGGACGCTGCGCGTGCCGGAGGGGTCGCAGGGGGCCGTCGGCTGA
- a CDS encoding flavodoxin family protein — MEAPDYQGLRALLVNCSLTPDAGTSHTGRLLDVVDHLMAGAGVEVDRLHAVDHRIAPGVQPDMREHGWDHDDWPELWPRVEAADILVIGTPLWLGEESSVCRRVVERLYAMSGMLNDRGQSIFYGKVGGAVITGNEDGVKHTSMSLLFALQHLGLVIPPQADCGWLGEIGPGPSYGDPQDGGRPVGFDNDFTRRNATIMSWNLMHTAHLLRQAGGLPTYGNDRDALADGELFGYAEPEAVPEG; from the coding sequence ATGGAGGCACCGGACTACCAGGGGCTGCGCGCCCTGCTCGTCAACTGCTCGCTCACGCCGGACGCGGGTACGTCGCACACCGGGCGGCTGCTCGACGTGGTGGACCACCTCATGGCCGGCGCCGGGGTGGAGGTCGACCGCCTGCACGCCGTCGACCACCGGATCGCCCCGGGCGTCCAGCCCGACATGCGCGAGCACGGCTGGGACCACGACGACTGGCCCGAGCTGTGGCCGCGCGTCGAGGCCGCGGACATCCTCGTCATCGGCACGCCGCTCTGGCTGGGTGAGGAGTCCTCGGTGTGCCGCAGGGTCGTCGAGCGCCTCTACGCGATGTCCGGGATGCTCAACGACCGGGGTCAGTCCATCTTCTACGGCAAGGTCGGCGGGGCCGTCATCACCGGCAACGAGGACGGCGTCAAGCACACCTCGATGTCGCTGCTCTTCGCCCTGCAGCACCTCGGTCTCGTCATCCCGCCCCAGGCCGACTGCGGATGGCTCGGCGAGATCGGGCCCGGGCCGTCCTACGGCGACCCGCAGGACGGCGGGCGACCGGTCGGCTTCGACAACGACTTCACCCGCCGCAACGCCACGATCATGAGCTGGAACCTCATGCACACCGCGCACCTGCTCCGTCAGGCCGGCGGGCTCCCGACGTACGGCAACGACCGCGACGCGCTCGCCGACGGCGAGCTCTTCGGGTATGCCGAGCCCGAGGCGGTCCCGGAGGGCTGA
- a CDS encoding M14 family zinc carboxypeptidase codes for MPHTPMSRRSLLGWGSLAALGATVTGAGSAQADATFPTPGKETPLAAIRSYGDMVTQLERLASSSRYPVTVRTLSQIGTAESLSEQGRELYVATVGTGDTPVWVQGRIHGNEPYGLDSTMTVLQSLATSGRREWQQIRDEFTVHVIPCYNPDGSEANIRETILWDRATDSPRLDAGGNQQRVDLNRDWAPDRFVARESLAWYEYWARVQPAYALDIHHQGLKTDRETGDAITFSLGISLAPGGPTLPGVEGGLYDVQTRQMQSHVWLETDRYGFISTDKYDVGYGTVIDIRGGVVSAMMLGLNYGGMNPGGHSNPAVFFETSGNTRDGNIGHKARGKMVRQNVLGLTAWLDGLASGEIFDVDPTVWDDQIPGTPVLQYFTDWGGIIPA; via the coding sequence ATGCCGCACACCCCGATGTCCCGCCGATCTCTGCTCGGATGGGGCAGCCTGGCCGCCCTGGGGGCGACCGTGACCGGCGCCGGCTCGGCGCAGGCCGACGCGACGTTCCCCACCCCCGGCAAGGAGACCCCCCTCGCCGCCATCCGCTCCTACGGCGACATGGTCACCCAGCTGGAGCGGCTCGCGAGCAGCAGCCGCTACCCCGTCACCGTGCGGACGCTCTCGCAGATCGGCACGGCCGAGTCCCTCAGCGAGCAGGGCCGGGAGCTCTACGTCGCGACGGTCGGCACCGGCGACACGCCGGTCTGGGTGCAGGGTCGCATCCACGGCAACGAGCCCTACGGCCTCGACTCGACCATGACCGTCCTCCAGAGCCTCGCGACGAGCGGCCGGCGTGAGTGGCAGCAGATCCGGGACGAGTTCACGGTCCACGTCATCCCCTGCTACAACCCGGACGGCTCGGAGGCCAACATCCGCGAGACGATCCTCTGGGACCGCGCCACGGACTCGCCGCGGCTGGACGCCGGTGGCAACCAGCAGCGGGTGGACCTCAACCGCGACTGGGCGCCGGACCGCTTCGTGGCCCGCGAGTCGCTCGCGTGGTACGAGTACTGGGCCAGGGTGCAGCCCGCCTACGCCCTCGACATCCACCACCAGGGCCTCAAGACGGACCGGGAGACCGGGGACGCCATCACCTTCTCGCTCGGCATCTCGCTGGCTCCCGGCGGTCCGACCCTGCCGGGCGTCGAGGGCGGGCTGTACGACGTCCAGACCCGGCAGATGCAGAGCCACGTCTGGCTGGAGACCGACCGCTACGGCTTCATCAGCACCGACAAGTACGACGTCGGCTACGGCACCGTCATCGACATCCGCGGCGGTGTCGTGTCGGCGATGATGCTGGGGCTGAACTACGGCGGGATGAACCCGGGCGGGCACTCCAACCCGGCCGTCTTCTTCGAGACCTCCGGCAACACCCGCGACGGCAACATCGGCCACAAGGCACGCGGCAAGATGGTCCGCCAGAACGTCCTCGGCCTGACCGCCTGGCTGGACGGGCTGGCCAGCGGTGAGATCTTCGACGTCGACCCGACCGTCTGGGACGACCAGATCCCGGGCACCCCCGTGCTGCAGTACTTCACCGACTGGGGTGGCATCATCCCCGCATGA
- a CDS encoding NAD(P)-dependent oxidoreductase yields MRIAFVGLGVMGAPMAAHLQRAGHEVRGVNRSPGKGAELVEAGGTTVDTLPAALEGAEAVCLMLPDGPDVETVMGGDDGVLARAAAGTLVVDFSTISPAVARRVAAQAADRGMPMVDAPVSGGQAGAREARLSVMVGGEEDAVERARPLLEVVGATVVHVGPPGAGQVVKAANQVVVAGNIQVLSEAVVLLESQGIALAEALDVLAGGLAGSAVLAQKRDNLVRRSFEPGFRMELHDKDLRIAEGLARDSGLDLPVARVVADLVAQALEQGDAALDHSALIRGLDRRTEGGSR; encoded by the coding sequence ATGAGGATCGCCTTCGTCGGACTCGGGGTCATGGGTGCGCCCATGGCCGCCCACCTGCAACGCGCCGGCCACGAGGTCCGCGGTGTCAACCGCAGCCCGGGCAAGGGCGCCGAGCTCGTGGAGGCCGGTGGCACGACCGTGGACACGCTGCCCGCCGCCCTGGAGGGCGCCGAGGCGGTCTGCCTCATGCTGCCGGACGGGCCCGACGTCGAGACGGTGATGGGCGGCGACGACGGCGTGCTCGCCCGGGCGGCGGCCGGGACCCTGGTCGTGGACTTCTCCACGATCTCCCCGGCCGTCGCCCGGCGGGTCGCCGCGCAGGCGGCGGACCGGGGTATGCCGATGGTCGACGCCCCCGTCTCCGGCGGCCAGGCGGGCGCCCGGGAGGCCCGGCTGTCCGTCATGGTCGGCGGCGAGGAGGACGCGGTCGAGCGCGCCCGTCCGCTGCTGGAGGTCGTCGGCGCCACGGTCGTCCACGTCGGGCCCCCGGGGGCGGGCCAGGTCGTCAAGGCCGCCAACCAGGTCGTCGTCGCGGGCAACATCCAGGTCCTCTCCGAGGCGGTCGTGCTGCTGGAGAGCCAGGGCATCGCGCTGGCCGAGGCGCTCGACGTGCTCGCCGGCGGCCTCGCCGGCTCCGCGGTGCTGGCGCAGAAGCGGGACAACCTCGTGCGCCGCAGCTTCGAGCCGGGGTTCCGCATGGAGCTGCACGACAAGGACCTGCGCATCGCCGAGGGCCTCGCCAGGGACTCCGGCCTCGACCTGCCGGTCGCCCGCGTCGTCGCCGACCTCGTGGCGCAGGCGCTGGAGCAGGGGGACGCCGCCCTGGACCACTCGGCCCTCATCCGCGGGCTGGACCGACGCACCGAGGGAGGCTCCCGATGA
- a CDS encoding tartrate dehydrogenase, whose amino-acid sequence MSRAGTSERPVRVAVIPGDGIGTEVMEPTLGILEAVGERHGLTFEWQHHDWSCEHYTRTGRMMPEDGLDRLAQVDQILLGAVGYPGVPDHVSLWGLLIPIRRTFEQYVNLRPVRLLPGIESPLRLREGTSIDFVVVRENNEGEYSEVGGRMYRGTPHELAVQESVFTRRGVERVARYALTLAAGRGGTLASATKSNGIIHTMPFWDEVVRETAADFPQVEVRDYHIDALSAMFVLDPGRFDVVVASNLFGDILTDLGAAIIGSIGIAPSANLNPEGVHPSMFEPVHGSAPDIAGQGVANPLGQLWAASMMLDHLGHPDAAAEVVAGIEASLNSGVRTPDLGGTASTTEVALAVRRHVTGLDAAG is encoded by the coding sequence ATGAGTCGGGCAGGCACGTCCGAGCGGCCCGTCCGGGTCGCGGTGATCCCCGGTGACGGCATCGGGACCGAGGTCATGGAGCCCACCCTCGGGATCCTCGAGGCCGTGGGGGAGCGGCACGGTCTCACCTTCGAGTGGCAGCACCACGACTGGAGCTGCGAGCACTACACCCGGACCGGGCGGATGATGCCGGAGGACGGGCTGGACCGGCTCGCGCAGGTCGACCAGATCCTCCTGGGTGCCGTCGGCTACCCCGGCGTCCCGGACCACGTGTCGCTCTGGGGCCTGCTCATCCCCATCCGCCGCACCTTCGAGCAGTACGTCAACCTCCGTCCGGTCCGGCTCCTGCCGGGGATAGAGTCGCCGCTGCGGCTGCGGGAGGGCACGTCCATCGACTTCGTCGTCGTGCGGGAGAACAACGAGGGGGAGTACTCCGAGGTCGGCGGCCGGATGTACCGCGGCACGCCGCACGAGCTCGCCGTCCAGGAGTCGGTTTTCACCCGTCGCGGGGTGGAGCGGGTGGCAAGGTATGCCCTCACCCTCGCCGCGGGGCGCGGCGGCACCCTCGCCTCCGCCACCAAGTCCAACGGCATCATCCACACCATGCCCTTCTGGGACGAGGTCGTCCGGGAGACGGCGGCCGACTTCCCGCAGGTGGAGGTCCGGGACTACCACATCGACGCGCTGTCGGCGATGTTCGTCCTCGACCCGGGACGCTTCGACGTCGTGGTCGCCTCCAACCTCTTCGGCGACATCCTCACCGACCTCGGGGCGGCCATCATCGGCAGCATCGGGATCGCGCCCTCGGCCAACCTCAACCCCGAGGGCGTGCACCCCTCGATGTTCGAGCCGGTGCACGGCTCCGCCCCGGACATCGCCGGTCAGGGGGTGGCCAACCCGCTCGGCCAGCTCTGGGCGGCCTCGATGATGCTGGACCACCTCGGTCACCCGGACGCCGCGGCGGAGGTCGTCGCCGGCATCGAGGCCAGCCTGAACTCCGGCGTGCGCACCCCGGACCTGGGTGGCACGGCGTCGACGACGGAGGTGGCGCTGGCCGTCCGTCGCCACGTCACCGGGCTCGACGCCGCCGGGTGA
- a CDS encoding LacI family DNA-binding transcriptional regulator yields the protein MPVRLKDVAQHAGVSVKTVSNVVNDHPHVSSDMRERVQASLTELGYRPNLAARQLKHGRGGFITLAVPQLDSPYFSELAARLSDEATSRGFLLLLDVTGADPDEERLVLSGMRAHMVDGVIFSPLALSAEEIAARTDDIPLVLLGERRTPTQFDHVAVDSVAASRAVGEHLLALGRRRPAAIGRQTREGTASVRLEGFVEALHDQGLELPDDRTVTVDGFGREEGYHGMRQLLDLPADRRPDAVFAFNDLLAVGALRACYEADVRVPDDIAVAGFDDIAEGRFHAPSLTTISPDLEVLTRSVLDLLVRRIEGWSAPPEHPVVPWTLHHRESTGGVAAPVTTAPA from the coding sequence ATGCCGGTCAGACTCAAGGACGTCGCGCAGCACGCCGGGGTCTCGGTGAAGACCGTCTCCAACGTCGTCAACGACCACCCTCACGTCAGCAGCGACATGCGCGAGCGCGTGCAGGCGTCGCTGACCGAGCTCGGCTACCGCCCCAACCTCGCCGCCCGGCAGCTCAAGCACGGTCGCGGCGGGTTCATCACGCTCGCGGTCCCCCAGCTCGACTCGCCCTACTTCTCCGAGCTCGCCGCCCGGTTGTCCGACGAGGCGACCAGCCGCGGCTTCCTGCTGCTGCTCGACGTCACCGGCGCGGACCCCGACGAGGAGCGGCTCGTGCTGTCCGGCATGCGCGCCCACATGGTCGACGGGGTCATCTTCAGCCCGCTGGCCCTGTCGGCCGAGGAGATCGCCGCGCGGACCGACGACATCCCGCTGGTCCTGCTGGGTGAGCGACGGACACCGACGCAGTTCGACCACGTCGCCGTCGACTCGGTGGCCGCCTCCCGGGCGGTGGGCGAGCACCTCCTGGCGCTCGGTCGACGCCGGCCCGCGGCCATCGGCCGGCAGACCCGGGAGGGGACGGCGTCGGTGCGGCTGGAGGGCTTCGTCGAGGCCCTGCACGACCAGGGTCTCGAGCTCCCCGACGACCGCACGGTCACCGTCGACGGGTTCGGCCGGGAGGAGGGGTACCACGGTATGCGTCAGCTGCTCGACCTTCCCGCGGACCGTCGCCCGGACGCCGTCTTCGCCTTCAACGACCTGCTGGCCGTGGGGGCCCTGCGCGCGTGCTACGAGGCGGACGTGCGCGTCCCCGACGACATCGCGGTCGCCGGCTTCGACGACATCGCCGAGGGCCGTTTCCACGCGCCGTCGCTCACGACGATCTCCCCCGACCTCGAGGTGCTCACCCGCAGCGTCCTCGACCTGCTGGTCCGCCGCATCGAGGGGTGGTCGGCACCGCCGGAGCACCCCGTCGTCCCGTGGACGCTGCACCACCGCGAGTCCACCGGCGGGGTGGCGGCCCCGGTCACCACCGCTCCGGCCTGA
- a CDS encoding HAD-IA family hydrolase: protein MALPGALDALRALGDRAAVVTSADQALASARLRAAGLPEPAVLVCADDVARGKPDPEPYLEAAARLGVDPARCLVVEDSAAGLRSGRAAGAATLALLTTTPREQLGDADLVVPDLSWVRLGVDAEGAWVSTRA, encoded by the coding sequence GTGGCCCTGCCGGGGGCCCTCGACGCGCTGCGCGCGCTCGGCGACCGGGCCGCGGTGGTGACCTCGGCCGACCAGGCCCTGGCCTCGGCGCGGCTGCGGGCCGCCGGCCTGCCCGAGCCCGCGGTGCTGGTCTGCGCCGACGACGTGGCCCGGGGCAAGCCTGATCCGGAGCCGTACCTCGAGGCGGCCGCGAGGCTGGGCGTGGACCCGGCGCGTTGCCTCGTGGTGGAGGACTCCGCGGCCGGCCTGCGCTCCGGCCGCGCGGCGGGTGCCGCGACGCTGGCGCTGCTCACCACCACCCCGCGGGAGCAGCTCGGCGACGCCGACCTCGTCGTGCCCGACCTCTCCTGGGTGCGCCTGGGCGTCGACGCCGAGGGGGCGTGGGTCAGCACGCGCGCGTGA